The proteins below come from a single Penaeus vannamei isolate JL-2024 unplaced genomic scaffold, ASM4276789v1 unanchor2392, whole genome shotgun sequence genomic window:
- the LOC138861189 gene encoding eukaryotic translation initiation factor 3 subunit A-like (The sequence of the model RefSeq protein was modified relative to this genomic sequence to represent the inferred CDS: added 24 bases not found in genome assembly), with protein MMEKFDEEELLNLGAEEILQRQVEELEKERKELNQRLKAQEKKVDYLERAKRLVEIPMLKELFEKEKEKDKEFWQAQEQERVQKLVEEHEISLQHCKRLCRMHTDRDEFLNQLKSSRRSEIEKKLNDFNARLEVERKNRLAERKEQ; from the exons GAATTACTGAACCTTGGTGCTGAGGAGATTTTGCAGAGGCAAGTAGAGGAACTGGAAAAGGAACGAAAGGAATTAAATCAAAGACTCAAGGCCCAGGAGAAGAAAGTTGACTACCTTGAGAGAGCAAAGAGACTAGTGGAAATTCCAATGCTTAAGGAGCTCtttgaaaaagagaaa gagaaggacaaagagttCTGGCAGGCACAGGAGCAGGAACGCGTACAAAAGCTGGTAGAGGAACACGAAATTAGTCTTCAGCACTGCAAACGACTGTGCCGCATGCATACTGACAGAGACGAGTTCCTTAATCAACTAAAATCATCACGACGatcagaaatagaaaagaagcttAATGACTTTAATGCCCGCCTTGAAGTAGAGCGAAAGAACAGACTAGCTGAAAGAAAGGAGCAGAG